The Musa acuminata AAA Group cultivar baxijiao chromosome BXJ2-2, Cavendish_Baxijiao_AAA, whole genome shotgun sequence genome has a segment encoding these proteins:
- the LOC103973585 gene encoding probable F-box protein At5g04010 gives MDRSKSRIVPPSALPTIRRGRPCPNPSAPPWEVIQLLSQWLDPKSLAVASCVSKSWYAIFSSEHLWKPICHSLFPSSLHLTTANPSVSHRHLFLLLHAASKRRLAIPSPPLLSLRHLVFMVDVFHGDAPVLSLAVTGEELESLHGIFRFEVRIGEVYKRGEVDAQEELRVVWMVVTKECREAFTLIDYVGKGTSVGSNELWFSEKLPCPSSCCCSATMDLADLEAEVVIELCCDHDEAKKRVAKVGFGLMNSKAWRYVKVADGLLYLQSFLWPWRH, from the coding sequence ATGGATAGAAGCAAATCAAGGATTGTGCCACCATCTGCTCTACCGACCATACGAAGAGGAAGACCGTGTCCCAACCCAAGTGCTCCTCCATGGGAGGTGATCCAACTCCTATCCCAATGGCTAGACCCCAAGTCCCTGGCGGTTGCCTCTTGTGTCTCCAAATCTTGGTACGCCATCTTCTCTTCCGAACACCTGTGGAAGCCCATCTGCCACTCCCTCTTCCCCTCCTCCCTCCACTTGACCACCGCCAATCCCTCCGTCTCTCATCGCCATCTCTTTCTGCTTCTACACGCTGCGTCGAAGCGGCGTCTCGCGATCCCCTCCCCGCCCCTCCTGTCACTCCGCCACCTCGTTTTCATGGTCGACGTTTTCCACGGCGACGCGCCCGTGCTGTCGCTTGCCGTTACAGGAGAAGAGCTCGAGTCGCTCCACGGGATCTTCCGATTCGAGGTGAGAATCGGTGAAGTCTATAAACGTGGAGAGGTTGATGCTCAAGAGGAGCTGAGGGTGGTCTGGATGGTGGTGACGAAGGAATGCCGAGAGGCCTTCACTTTGATCGATTATGTAGGCAAGGGCACGTCGGTCGGGAGCAACGAGTTGTGGTTCTCGGAGAAATTGCCGTGTCCATCGTCGTGTTGCTGCTCTGCGACCATGGATTTAGCTGACCTCGAGGCAGAAGTAGTTATAGAGCTTTGCTGTGACCATGACGAAGCTAAGAAAAGGGTAGCAAAGGTAGGCTTCGGTTTGATGAATAGCAAGGCTTGGAGGTACGTAAAAGTGGCTGATGGTCTGCtatatttgcaatcttttcttTGGCCTTGGAGGCATTAG